A genomic stretch from Desulfonispora thiosulfatigenes DSM 11270 includes:
- a CDS encoding YifB family Mg chelatase-like AAA ATPase, with protein sequence MLAKIKSCSFIGLEVFNIEIEVDVSGGLPAWEIVGLPDTAVKESKERVRTAIKNSGFNFPPRRIVVNLAPAHIRKEGPIFDLPIALAILVATNQLSISSTMKLIAVGELGLDGYLRKVKGILPMSLHISSLDCKFIVPTENSIEASIGGSCTYGFSSLKEVVEFLNNQESMSAVSGFNLKNILNKNLECEYNFQNIKSQKEAKRALEIAAAGNHNIVMSGPPGSGKTMLARCLPGILPSLSINESLEVTKIYSISGLLPESLPIINKRSFRAPHHTASKSSIVGGGRIPKPGEISLSHHGVLFLDELPEYSKEVLETLRQPLEEGKVTLSRATAQLTYPASFMLIGAMNPCPCGYHGDSLKECSCTPYQVQKYRNKISGPLLDRIDLQIEVPRVSFNDLQSKTEEETSEIIKQRVLNAREIQSDRFKQKNFITNSQMTNEDINMYCKLDDSSQRLLKQAFNNLGLSARAYIRILKVARTISDLSNKENIAIEHLAEAIQYRALDRQVIS encoded by the coding sequence ATGCTAGCTAAAATAAAAAGTTGTAGTTTTATAGGCTTAGAGGTTTTCAATATTGAGATTGAAGTTGATGTTTCAGGAGGATTACCAGCCTGGGAAATTGTTGGATTACCAGATACTGCTGTTAAAGAAAGTAAAGAAAGAGTTAGAACAGCTATAAAAAATTCTGGTTTTAACTTTCCACCTAGACGAATTGTTGTTAATTTAGCTCCTGCCCATATTAGAAAAGAAGGGCCAATCTTTGATTTACCAATTGCTTTAGCAATATTAGTAGCAACAAATCAATTGAGTATTTCAAGTACTATGAAGCTAATTGCCGTAGGTGAACTAGGCCTTGATGGATATTTAAGAAAAGTAAAAGGAATTCTTCCTATGTCCTTACATATTTCTTCGCTAGATTGCAAATTTATAGTTCCAACAGAAAATAGTATCGAAGCTTCTATAGGAGGATCCTGCACATATGGTTTTTCATCACTAAAAGAGGTGGTGGAGTTTCTTAATAATCAAGAAAGTATGAGCGCTGTATCAGGATTTAATTTAAAAAATATACTAAATAAAAATTTAGAATGTGAGTATAATTTTCAAAATATTAAATCCCAAAAAGAAGCTAAAAGAGCCCTTGAAATAGCAGCAGCTGGAAATCATAATATTGTTATGTCTGGTCCCCCGGGATCCGGAAAAACTATGTTAGCTCGTTGTCTGCCTGGTATTTTACCTTCACTTTCAATTAATGAAAGTCTAGAAGTTACTAAAATATATAGTATTTCTGGTTTATTACCCGAAAGTTTACCTATTATTAACAAAAGATCTTTTAGAGCACCTCATCATACAGCTTCTAAATCAAGTATTGTCGGTGGGGGTAGAATTCCTAAACCAGGAGAAATAAGTCTAAGTCATCATGGGGTTCTGTTCTTAGATGAATTACCTGAATACTCAAAAGAAGTTCTAGAAACTTTAAGACAACCCTTAGAAGAAGGAAAAGTTACTTTATCTAGGGCAACAGCTCAACTAACTTATCCCGCTAGCTTTATGTTAATTGGAGCTATGAATCCATGCCCTTGTGGTTATCATGGTGACTCTTTAAAAGAATGCTCATGCACTCCTTACCAAGTTCAAAAATACCGTAATAAGATATCTGGACCTTTACTTGATCGAATAGATTTGCAAATTGAAGTTCCAAGAGTTAGTTTTAATGATTTGCAATCTAAAACTGAAGAAGAAACATCAGAAATAATAAAACAAAGAGTTTTAAATGCTAGAGAAATTCAATCAGATAGATTTAAACAAAAGAATTTTATAACAAATTCTCAAATGACTAATGAAGATATTAATATGTATTGTAAGTTAGATGATAGTTCGCAAAGATTATTAAAACAAGCTTTTAACAATCTCGGTTTAAGTGCTAGAGCATATATTCGTATTTTAAAGGTAGCTCGTACTATTTCTGATCTTTCTAATAAAGAAAATATAGCTATCGAGCATTTAGCTGAAGCCATCCAATATAGAGCTTTGGATAGGCAAGTGATTAGTTAA
- a CDS encoding L,D-transpeptidase: MIDTEKKILSYQNDTLVKSFPVGVGHEKSQTPIGTYKIKNKILNPKSYRYNIPSDSYGSAWLGLTIPGYGIHGTNEPSSIGKNKSLGCIRMLNEDILELYKYIKTNTKVIIFTQVR; encoded by the coding sequence ATGATTGATACCGAAAAGAAAATTTTATCTTATCAAAATGATACTTTAGTAAAATCTTTTCCAGTGGGAGTAGGGCATGAAAAAAGCCAAACTCCTATAGGAACATATAAGATTAAAAACAAAATTTTAAACCCTAAATCATATAGATATAATATTCCAAGTGATTCTTACGGTTCAGCCTGGTTAGGATTAACGATACCGGGTTATGGTATTCATGGAACGAATGAACCTAGTTCAATCGGAAAAAATAAGTCTTTGGGTTGTATAAGAATGCTTAATGAGGATATTTTAGAATTATATAAATATATTAAAACTAATACAAAGGTTATAATATTTACACAGGTTAGATGA
- the nuoL gene encoding NADH-quinone oxidoreductase subunit L, protein MVNSFGIDYIWLVPLSPLISFVLISFLFKRLKMLSALTSVIGLLVSFGMTLDIIRTIVTTNLITMKNPIEKSITWLDMNGLFIEMGALIDPLTAVMLFVVTFISLLVAIYSIGYMKDDPYFSRFFGYVSLFVFSMLGLVISNNYFQTFVFWELVGLSSYLLIGFYFYKDSAAKACDKAFNTNRVADFGFMLGIILLFLHFGTFNFGQLAGSIASSTDLAFLTLAAILVFIGPVGKSGQFPLHVWLPDAMEGPTPCSALIHAATMVAAGVYLLARGFILFASVEQVMTIIAYVGGFTAIFAATIAITQRDLKRILAYSTLSQLGYMVMAIGIGSMTAGMFHLTTHAFFKALMFLCAGSVIHAIHKQDIFEMGGIFKEMKITTITMVIGGLAIAGIPPFAGFWSKDEILLACQINGFPVLYVVASFTAFLTAFYMFRMIFLAFFGEKRSEFTAHESPLSMTVPLMILAFFSIVGGFIGAPFIEKGFASYIYVNHVHHPVPNYMIMGSSTIIATLGILLAYLMYIKKIISADAIATRFKPIYNLLYNKYYIDEFYGWVFNNLVLGFAALCNWLDRNIVDGTAHFIAWIIRTIGAKGRYVHTGSLQTYGLVIFAAIIVIVLFLAGPVIGGVQ, encoded by the coding sequence ATGGTTAATAGTTTTGGGATTGATTATATATGGTTAGTGCCCTTATCTCCTTTAATATCTTTTGTTTTGATTTCATTTTTATTCAAAAGATTAAAAATGCTTAGTGCATTAACATCAGTAATCGGTTTACTTGTTTCTTTTGGTATGACTTTAGACATAATAAGAACTATAGTTACAACGAATTTAATCACTATGAAAAACCCTATTGAAAAGTCTATAACCTGGCTTGATATGAACGGATTATTTATAGAAATGGGAGCTTTAATAGATCCATTAACAGCTGTAATGTTATTTGTAGTAACCTTTATTTCATTATTAGTTGCTATTTACTCTATAGGTTATATGAAAGATGATCCTTATTTTTCAAGATTCTTTGGGTATGTTTCTTTGTTTGTATTTTCAATGTTAGGTTTAGTAATTTCAAATAACTATTTTCAAACATTTGTTTTTTGGGAATTGGTGGGTTTAAGTTCATACCTTTTAATTGGTTTTTATTTTTATAAAGATTCAGCAGCTAAAGCTTGTGATAAAGCCTTTAATACAAATAGGGTAGCAGACTTTGGTTTTATGTTAGGAATTATCCTCTTATTCCTTCATTTTGGTACTTTTAATTTTGGTCAATTAGCAGGTTCTATTGCTTCTTCAACAGATCTTGCGTTTTTAACATTAGCAGCAATTTTAGTTTTTATTGGACCAGTAGGAAAATCTGGACAGTTTCCTTTACATGTATGGCTACCTGATGCAATGGAAGGTCCTACGCCATGTAGTGCTTTAATTCACGCTGCTACTATGGTTGCAGCAGGAGTATATTTATTAGCACGTGGTTTTATCCTTTTTGCTAGTGTAGAACAAGTTATGACTATTATTGCTTATGTAGGTGGATTTACTGCTATTTTTGCGGCAACAATTGCGATAACACAAAGAGATTTAAAAAGAATACTTGCCTATTCAACCTTAAGTCAACTTGGATATATGGTTATGGCCATTGGTATTGGTAGTATGACAGCTGGAATGTTCCACTTAACAACTCATGCTTTCTTTAAAGCTTTAATGTTTTTATGTGCAGGTAGTGTAATTCATGCTATTCACAAACAAGACATTTTTGAAATGGGTGGAATATTTAAAGAAATGAAAATAACCACTATAACTATGGTTATTGGAGGACTTGCAATTGCTGGAATACCGCCTTTTGCTGGTTTTTGGAGTAAAGATGAAATATTATTAGCATGTCAAATTAATGGTTTTCCAGTATTATATGTAGTAGCTTCTTTTACAGCATTTTTAACTGCCTTTTATATGTTTAGAATGATATTTTTAGCATTCTTTGGAGAAAAACGAAGTGAATTTACAGCTCATGAATCTCCACTTTCGATGACTGTTCCTTTAATGATTTTAGCATTTTTCTCTATTGTTGGAGGATTTATAGGAGCTCCTTTTATTGAAAAAGGTTTTGCAAGTTATATCTATGTAAATCATGTACATCACCCTGTACCTAATTATATGATTATGGGTTCATCAACTATTATAGCAACCCTCGGAATTTTGCTAGCATATTTGATGTACATAAAGAAGATTATATCAGCTGATGCAATAGCTACAAGATTTAAACCTATATATAATCTTTTATATAATAAGTACTATATAGATGAGTTTTATGGATGGGTATTTAATAACCTTGTTCTAGGATTTGCAGCATTATGTAATTGGTTAGATAGAAATATTGTGGATGGAACAGCCCATTTTATTGCATGGATTATCCGTACTATAGGTGCAAAAGGACGTTATGTTCATACAGGTAGTTTACAAACTTATGGTTTAGTTATTTTTGCAGCTATAATCGTTATAGTCTTATTTCTGGCAGGTCCAGTAATAGGAGGTGTACAATGA
- the nuoK gene encoding NADH-quinone oxidoreductase subunit NuoK: MINLYHYLLLSALLFCIGLYGALSKKNAIGILLCIELMLNAININLVAFTKYLTPGDITGQIFAIFVIVVAACEVAVGLALIIAIYRDRSHIEVEKLNWLKW, encoded by the coding sequence GTGATTAATTTATATCATTATTTATTATTAAGTGCATTATTATTTTGCATCGGCTTATATGGTGCTTTATCTAAGAAAAATGCCATAGGTATCTTGCTATGTATAGAGCTTATGTTAAATGCTATAAATATTAATCTAGTTGCTTTTACAAAATATCTTACTCCTGGCGATATTACTGGACAGATTTTTGCAATTTTTGTTATTGTTGTAGCAGCTTGTGAGGTAGCAGTTGGTTTAGCATTAATAATTGCAATTTACCGAGATCGTTCTCATATTGAAGTAGAAAAATTAAATTGGCTTAAATGGTAA
- a CDS encoding YraN family protein yields MKKSLGMKGELIAIQELEKRGYKILARNFSCKIGEIDIIAKENETLVFIEVRSRNKDDFGLPQETINYKKQSKVRKVAEYFLVKNNLQNVECRFDAVGIVWNTEKKIKVMLNKDAF; encoded by the coding sequence ATGAAGAAAAGTTTAGGAATGAAAGGTGAGTTAATAGCTATTCAGGAACTTGAAAAAAGAGGTTATAAAATTTTAGCAAGAAACTTTAGTTGTAAAATTGGAGAAATTGACATAATAGCTAAAGAAAATGAAACTTTAGTGTTTATTGAGGTTAGGTCAAGGAATAAGGATGATTTTGGACTACCCCAAGAAACAATTAATTATAAAAAACAATCAAAAGTTAGAAAGGTAGCAGAGTACTTTTTAGTAAAGAATAATCTACAGAATGTAGAGTGTAGATTTGATGCGGTGGGTATAGTTTGGAACACAGAAAAGAAAATAAAGGTTATGTTAAATAAAGATGCATTTTAA
- a CDS encoding complex I subunit 4 family protein produces MSFPILTSILLAPIIGVLLILFVPEREDKIIKIIAAITTGISVILSLVAFIGYDKGLGGIQFVENIPWVEALGINYALGVDGISLPLILLTAIVIFAGVFSSWDMHHRVKEFFVFLLALVAGVFGVFLTTDLFFFYLFFEIAVIPMYILIGVWGSTRKEYAAMKLTIYLLVGSALMLIGIIAIYLYSGLMSFDILTLTNVQYDASFQKFAFFLMMIGFGFLVPMWPFHTWSPDGHVAAPTAVSMLHAGVLMKLGGYGLIRVGIFMFPEGAQFWSPVLAMLCIINVVYGAFAAMAQKDLKFVIGYSSVSHMGYVLLGIASLNTLSINGAVAQMFAHGIMTALFFSLIGNIYHKAHTREIKDFGGLAHQMPRASVAFLIASLASLGLPGLINFIAEYSVFVGTYPVYSVLAVLAISGIVITAVYVLRVYRNVFNGPRNPKWDHIKDIKGVELFPVVLLCGVLITLGVFPSLLMDLINNGVDALVKTYLAGIKVGGGIL; encoded by the coding sequence ATGAGTTTTCCAATTTTAACAAGCATCTTATTAGCACCTATCATTGGAGTATTATTAATCCTCTTTGTACCAGAAAGAGAAGATAAAATAATAAAAATTATAGCAGCTATTACTACAGGTATATCAGTTATTTTATCTTTAGTTGCTTTTATAGGTTATGATAAAGGATTGGGTGGAATTCAGTTTGTAGAAAATATTCCTTGGGTAGAGGCACTTGGCATTAATTATGCTCTTGGAGTGGATGGGATTAGTTTACCACTGATTCTTTTAACAGCTATTGTAATATTTGCCGGTGTGTTTTCTTCTTGGGATATGCATCATAGAGTAAAAGAATTCTTTGTGTTTTTACTTGCTTTAGTAGCAGGAGTATTTGGTGTGTTTTTAACAACTGATTTATTCTTTTTCTACCTATTTTTTGAAATTGCAGTAATTCCAATGTATATTTTAATTGGAGTTTGGGGTAGTACTCGTAAAGAGTATGCAGCTATGAAATTAACTATTTATTTATTAGTAGGTAGTGCTTTAATGTTAATAGGTATTATTGCTATATACCTCTATAGTGGTTTAATGAGTTTTGATATCTTAACATTAACTAATGTTCAATACGATGCTAGTTTCCAAAAGTTTGCCTTTTTCTTGATGATGATCGGATTTGGATTTTTGGTTCCTATGTGGCCTTTTCATACTTGGTCTCCAGACGGTCACGTTGCAGCACCAACAGCTGTAAGTATGCTGCACGCAGGAGTTTTAATGAAGCTTGGAGGCTATGGATTAATTAGAGTAGGGATTTTCATGTTCCCTGAAGGTGCTCAGTTTTGGTCGCCTGTACTAGCAATGCTTTGTATTATTAACGTAGTTTATGGTGCTTTTGCTGCAATGGCACAAAAAGACTTAAAGTTTGTTATTGGGTATTCAAGCGTTAGTCATATGGGTTATGTTTTATTAGGTATAGCTTCATTAAATACCTTAAGTATTAATGGTGCAGTAGCACAAATGTTTGCTCATGGTATAATGACAGCTTTATTCTTTTCTCTTATCGGTAATATTTATCATAAGGCTCATACTAGAGAAATTAAAGACTTTGGTGGCTTAGCTCATCAAATGCCTAGAGCATCAGTCGCTTTTTTAATTGCGAGTTTAGCTTCATTAGGTTTACCAGGTTTAATTAACTTTATAGCCGAGTATTCAGTATTCGTAGGTACTTATCCAGTTTATAGTGTGTTAGCTGTTTTAGCTATTTCTGGTATAGTTATCACTGCTGTGTATGTATTAAGAGTTTATCGTAATGTATTTAATGGTCCGCGCAATCCAAAATGGGATCATATTAAAGATATTAAGGGTGTAGAGTTATTCCCAGTTGTATTACTTTGTGGAGTATTAATTACTTTAGGTGTCTTTCCATCTTTACTAATGGATTTAATAAACAATGGGGTAGATGCTTTAGTTAAGACTTATTTAGCAGGAATTAAAGTAGGAGGTGGGATACTATAA
- a CDS encoding NADH-quinone oxidoreductase subunit N, with amino-acid sequence MDINFSLILPELLIAGLAFLIMIISLLVPKDQKKGLGYLSVFGLLVITFILYKMIGVDDSVFNGMLIIDPFGTYFKILIVLSSALTILLGTEYITKFVNENYGEFCFLTLFATLGMMILVSAGDFITLYVALELMTLAFIILVGFGKNIFRSSEAGIKYLLLSALSSAILLYGLTLVYGVTKTTFIHNIVHYALSEGISNPAVLLGMVFILTGFLFKVSAVPFHMWTPDVYEGAPTPITALLSVASKGAAFGVFIRVFLHGFTIHAPLWMPIIITIAVITILLGNFVAIPQTNIKRLLAFSGVAQAGYILLGLVAYSTFGVASILFYTMMYVFSNMGAFGVILAFSQAGGGDEISDYNGMWKRSPFLAAVMLMSLLSLAGIPPLIGFVGKFKLFTAIIAAGYMWLAFLAIGMSMVSVYYYLLVAKAMYLNDPKPENDTKIKVPFGMQASLFIIMILTLVLGVYPTPLTNLAIKVAQTFF; translated from the coding sequence ATGGACATTAACTTTTCATTAATTCTACCTGAACTACTTATAGCAGGTTTAGCTTTTTTAATTATGATAATATCACTCTTGGTTCCTAAAGATCAAAAGAAAGGTTTAGGGTATTTATCAGTATTTGGTTTATTAGTTATAACCTTTATTCTTTATAAAATGATCGGAGTAGATGATTCAGTCTTTAATGGGATGCTTATCATTGATCCTTTTGGAACCTATTTTAAAATATTAATAGTGTTGTCATCAGCGCTGACAATTTTACTAGGAACAGAGTATATAACAAAGTTTGTAAATGAAAATTATGGTGAATTTTGCTTTTTAACTTTATTTGCAACTTTAGGCATGATGATCCTAGTATCAGCTGGAGATTTTATAACTCTTTATGTTGCCTTGGAATTAATGACTTTAGCTTTCATTATTTTAGTCGGCTTTGGTAAAAATATTTTTAGGTCTTCAGAGGCGGGTATTAAGTATTTATTATTAAGTGCTTTATCATCAGCTATTCTCTTATATGGGTTAACACTTGTTTATGGTGTAACTAAAACAACTTTTATACACAATATTGTTCATTATGCATTATCTGAAGGAATAAGTAATCCTGCAGTCTTATTAGGTATGGTATTTATTTTAACTGGATTCTTGTTTAAAGTTTCCGCAGTTCCTTTTCATATGTGGACACCAGATGTGTATGAAGGAGCACCAACTCCGATAACCGCTTTATTATCAGTAGCTTCTAAAGGAGCAGCTTTTGGAGTATTTATTAGAGTATTTTTACACGGTTTTACTATTCATGCTCCTTTATGGATGCCAATAATTATAACAATAGCAGTAATTACGATTCTTTTAGGTAACTTTGTGGCAATTCCTCAAACTAATATCAAAAGATTATTAGCTTTTTCAGGGGTTGCACAAGCTGGTTATATTTTACTTGGTTTAGTTGCTTATTCAACCTTTGGGGTAGCTTCTATATTGTTTTATACAATGATGTATGTATTTAGTAATATGGGTGCTTTTGGGGTAATTTTAGCCTTTTCACAAGCTGGTGGTGGAGATGAAATTTCAGATTATAACGGAATGTGGAAAAGGTCTCCTTTTTTAGCAGCAGTTATGCTTATGAGTTTATTATCGCTTGCTGGTATACCACCATTAATTGGTTTTGTAGGTAAGTTTAAATTATTTACAGCTATTATTGCTGCCGGTTATATGTGGCTTGCATTCCTTGCGATAGGAATGAGCATGGTTTCTGTTTATTACTATTTATTAGTAGCAAAGGCTATGTACTTAAATGATCCAAAACCTGAAAATGACACAAAAATCAAGGTACCATTTGGTATGCAGGCTTCACTATTTATTATAATGATCTTAACTTTAGTACTAGGTGTATATCCAACACCTTTAACAAACTTAGCAATCAAAGTTGCTCAAACATTTTTCTAA
- a CDS encoding NuoI/complex I 23 kDa subunit family protein, with amino-acid sequence MRGKGLLKGLGVTGKAIFSKRVTEEYPDVMPDIASRWRGLFRLDIDKCISCGMCVRACPNEVIKITTEMDENKKRKLSGYEMNLSYCLWCGMCVEACPTHCLRHTKDFETATFFKDEVTLDLFNRPNLSAPVSTFGQPDKEKEEKAKAEKEDEK; translated from the coding sequence ATGCGTGGTAAAGGACTCTTAAAAGGTTTGGGGGTTACTGGAAAGGCTATTTTTAGTAAACGCGTAACTGAAGAATATCCTGATGTTATGCCAGATATAGCAAGCAGATGGAGAGGTCTTTTTAGATTAGATATAGACAAATGCATTTCTTGTGGTATGTGTGTACGGGCATGTCCAAATGAGGTAATAAAAATTACTACTGAAATGGATGAAAACAAAAAACGCAAACTATCAGGATATGAAATGAATTTAAGTTACTGTTTATGGTGTGGTATGTGTGTAGAAGCCTGCCCTACTCACTGTTTAAGGCATACAAAGGATTTTGAGACAGCAACCTTTTTTAAAGATGAAGTTACTCTAGATTTATTTAACAGGCCGAACCTATCTGCACCTGTTTCTACTTTTGGTCAACCTGATAAGGAGAAAGAAGAAAAGGCAAAAGCAGAAAAGGAGGATGAAAAGTAA
- a CDS encoding NADH-quinone oxidoreductase subunit J, translated as MELLVFWALSFVILGTAIAVVFLDNIIHCALFLILTFIGVAGIYLTLSADFIAIVQILVYAGAVSILIVFSIMLVSRNDGSMKDTNPLGMYKWTSGIISAALFSVISFFIIKTPWDINVGIVTNSMEKFAEVLLSDYVLSFELAAILLLVALVGAIIIAREVKES; from the coding sequence ATGGAATTATTAGTTTTTTGGGCATTATCCTTTGTTATCTTAGGTACAGCAATAGCAGTAGTTTTTCTAGATAATATAATTCACTGTGCTTTATTTTTAATACTTACTTTTATAGGAGTTGCAGGTATTTATTTAACTTTAAGTGCTGATTTTATTGCTATTGTACAAATCTTAGTTTATGCAGGTGCGGTTTCAATTTTGATCGTTTTTAGTATTATGTTAGTTTCTCGAAATGATGGGTCAATGAAAGACACTAATCCTTTAGGAATGTATAAATGGACATCTGGAATTATATCAGCTGCTTTATTTAGTGTTATTTCATTTTTTATTATAAAAACCCCATGGGATATTAACGTGGGTATTGTAACTAATTCAATGGAAAAATTTGCAGAGGTTCTTTTATCTGATTATGTATTATCTTTTGAACTAGCAGCTATTTTACTTTTAGTAGCCTTAGTAGGTGCAATCATTATTGCAAGAGAGGTGAAAGAGTCGTGA
- a CDS encoding DMT family transporter, with translation MDKNLKLGALSILMAGSLWGFLGLTCKTLTSYGLTSFDVSFFRIFVGALFLLLYMVIKDIKLLRIDRKGLIFTAIAGLVSQSLANGFYFASIERTSITTAVILLYTAPIFTNIISKFIYQEVFTKLKVVAVILCFSGVFLTATGGDLNTLKLNFLGLLIGLASGLTFGLMPILNKFILEKYNPWTILFYSFLWGSFFILLLARPLKIFSLNLDFKFWFALVFLGLVLAVIGYGLYLKGLKFGVEPSKATIISTVEIVVSVIVAYFVFKESINIYNILGILMVAASVILIQERKIIGDKQKVLAK, from the coding sequence GTGGATAAAAATTTAAAGTTAGGTGCTTTATCTATCTTAATGGCAGGCTCTTTATGGGGCTTTCTAGGACTTACTTGTAAGACTTTAACTAGCTATGGTTTAACTTCATTTGATGTATCTTTTTTCCGGATATTTGTAGGAGCGTTATTTTTACTTTTGTATATGGTAATAAAAGATATTAAATTACTTAGAATTGATCGCAAAGGATTAATTTTCACTGCTATAGCTGGTCTTGTGAGTCAAAGCCTTGCTAATGGTTTTTATTTTGCTTCCATTGAAAGAACTAGCATTACAACAGCTGTAATTTTACTTTATACAGCCCCTATTTTTACGAATATCATTTCTAAGTTTATATATCAGGAGGTTTTTACTAAATTAAAAGTAGTTGCAGTTATTTTATGTTTTTCAGGAGTGTTTTTAACAGCTACAGGTGGAGACTTAAATACCTTAAAGCTTAATTTTTTAGGATTATTAATCGGTTTAGCTTCTGGTTTAACATTTGGTTTAATGCCAATTTTAAATAAATTTATTTTAGAAAAGTATAATCCTTGGACTATTCTATTTTATAGTTTTTTATGGGGTAGTTTCTTTATATTGTTATTAGCTCGTCCACTTAAAATATTTTCTCTTAATTTAGATTTTAAATTTTGGTTTGCATTAGTATTTTTAGGCTTGGTTTTAGCTGTTATTGGCTATGGATTATATTTAAAAGGTTTAAAGTTTGGCGTAGAACCTTCAAAAGCTACTATTATAAGTACTGTGGAAATTGTAGTATCAGTAATTGTAGCCTACTTTGTATTTAAAGAAAGTATAAATATATATAATATTCTTGGTATTTTAATGGTAGCTGCATCTGTAATTTTAATTCAGGAAAGGAAAATTATAGGGGATAAACAGAAGGTTTTAGCAAAGTAA